Proteins encoded together in one Porites lutea chromosome 2, jaPorLute2.1, whole genome shotgun sequence window:
- the LOC140927511 gene encoding uncharacterized protein, with the protein MEGNNFDFLCVPGFLKSSTGEDAQSSGLIQFIVDSGSEVGVTVTSQFIKDLQLEYLHNIESRGVHATRDRPVYRGVLKLGLEEFEVEVMPDRFCTVGAVVMRKFKHFINGHLHRWLKDDPHAPDNPPSQVEDC; encoded by the exons ATGGAAGGAAATAACTTCGATTTCCTTTGCGTCCCTGGTTTTCTCAAGTCCAGCACTGGAGAGG acgCTCAGTCATCAGGACTCATTCAGTTTATAGTTGACAGTGGCAGTGAAGTTGGCGTGACTGTGACGTCACAGTTCATTAAAGATCTTCAACTGGAGTATCTCCATAACATAGAAAGTAGAGGCGTCCACGCTACGAGAGACAGGCCAGTTTATCGAGGGGTCCTAAAGCTTGGGTTAGAGGAATTTGAAGTTGAA GTAATGCCGGACAGATTTTGTACGGTAGGTGCTGTCGTTATGAGAAAATTCAAGCATTTTATAAATGGACATCTTCATCGCTGGCTGAAAGATGACCCACACGCTCCTGATAACCCACCATCACAAGTTGAAGACTGCTAG